A part of Deltaproteobacteria bacterium genomic DNA contains:
- the hflX gene encoding GTPase HflX, producing MKASQLKAAERIYQRRVPPSRVITPELGRYMAGLSREIKRQIGVIVNRKGAIVAVIIGDEKEIVIPVLPDYPLGRRLLRGLRCVHTHLKNEPLTQDDLTDLALLRLDLMTAIGVKEDGLPADAYTAHLLPYYPDGPTYEVEPPVPFHSLDTDAESFIVSLEEEMGRAVTRDVSDRRERAILVSVATRPRDEQMESLEELKELARTDQVDVLDMVCQRPERLNPKYLMGTGKIKELIIKALQKNATLIIFDQELTPTQTRELGEITELKVIDRTQLILDIFARRAHSRDGKVQVELAQLKYLLPKLTGKGTSLSRLMGGIGGRGPGETKLEVDRRRVQDRIAHLEKELKSLSRGRYERRRRRAGSGIPIISIAGYTNAGKSTLLNALTKSSTLAEDKLFATLDTASRRLRFPRERDAVITDTVGFIRDLPADLFRAFKATLEEMEDADLIMHVVDASSPAFEPRMETVEKVLEEIGLSDIPRLLVFNKIDLMDPVVANNLARRFGAVAISAIDPRTMGPLLKELEKRLWPGEAPESSAAN from the coding sequence TTGAAGGCCAGCCAGCTCAAGGCCGCGGAGAGGATATATCAGCGGAGGGTCCCGCCTTCCAGGGTCATAACCCCTGAGCTCGGCCGGTACATGGCAGGGCTTTCGAGGGAAATCAAGAGACAGATAGGCGTAATCGTAAATCGGAAAGGGGCGATAGTCGCCGTAATAATAGGCGACGAAAAGGAGATCGTGATACCGGTCCTCCCGGACTACCCCCTCGGAAGAAGGCTCCTACGTGGCCTGCGGTGCGTGCATACGCATCTAAAGAACGAGCCCCTTACGCAGGACGACCTTACGGACCTCGCGCTCCTCAGGCTCGACCTCATGACCGCCATAGGCGTAAAAGAGGACGGACTACCGGCTGACGCCTACACCGCGCACCTCCTCCCCTATTACCCGGACGGCCCCACATACGAGGTAGAGCCCCCGGTGCCGTTCCACTCCCTCGATACCGACGCAGAGAGCTTCATCGTCTCCCTTGAGGAGGAGATGGGGCGCGCGGTCACAAGGGACGTAAGCGACAGAAGGGAGCGGGCCATACTGGTGAGCGTGGCCACCCGGCCCAGGGACGAGCAGATGGAGTCCCTCGAGGAGCTTAAGGAGCTCGCAAGGACCGACCAGGTGGACGTACTCGATATGGTGTGCCAGAGGCCTGAGCGCCTGAACCCCAAGTACCTGATGGGCACGGGGAAGATAAAGGAGCTCATAATAAAGGCCCTCCAGAAGAACGCGACTCTCATCATCTTCGACCAGGAGCTTACGCCCACGCAGACAAGGGAGCTCGGGGAGATTACGGAGCTCAAGGTCATAGACCGTACCCAGCTCATACTCGACATATTCGCCAGACGCGCCCATTCCAGGGACGGCAAGGTGCAGGTCGAGCTTGCGCAGCTCAAGTACCTCCTCCCGAAGCTTACAGGAAAGGGCACGTCGCTATCGCGGCTCATGGGCGGCATCGGCGGAAGGGGCCCGGGCGAGACGAAATTGGAGGTGGACAGGAGACGGGTGCAGGACAGGATCGCCCATCTCGAAAAAGAGCTCAAGTCCTTGAGCCGCGGCCGATACGAGAGGCGAAGGAGGAGGGCCGGTAGCGGCATCCCCATAATATCGATAGCGGGCTACACGAACGCGGGGAAATCGACGCTCCTTAACGCCCTCACGAAGAGCTCGACCCTTGCCGAGGACAAGCTTTTCGCAACACTCGATACCGCCTCCCGTAGGCTCCGTTTCCCGAGGGAGCGCGACGCGGTCATAACCGATACGGTCGGCTTCATAAGGGACCTCCCGGCCGACCTCTTCAGGGCATTCAAGGCTACGCTTGAAGAGATGGAGGACGCGGACCTCATAATGCACGTGGTTGACGCCAGCAGCCCGGCTTTTGAGCCCAGGATGGAAACGGTCGAGAAGGTACTGGAGGAGATAGGATTAAGCGACATACCGCGACTTCTGGTATTCAATAAAATCGACCTGATGGACCCGGTGGTCGCCAATAACCTTGCCCGGAGGTTCGGCGCGGTCGCCATATCCGCCATAGACCCCAGGACGATGGGGCCGCTCCTTAAGGAGCTCGAAAAGCGGCTCTGGCCCGGAGAGGCCCCCGAGTCGTCAGCCGCAAACTGA
- a CDS encoding porin family protein, whose product MRRIILALAVVGCIFAFSVPAHAEPYVSAYFGAAMPHDSDVSDNTGLGFTGEFTFDTGIAAGAKIGWMARVAGLELDFNWHESDLDEITADSFGVGVDAEMKVYSATANLIFRYPGETIRPYIGAGGGYFRGKINNVGVQDETFAGDDDEEWGWQALAGIDFLVTPSISLFAEYKYSRVDFSFGGEIEVDIDYEVSQAYGGVSYHF is encoded by the coding sequence ATGCGAAGAATTATCCTTGCGCTGGCGGTGGTTGGCTGTATTTTTGCATTTTCGGTCCCGGCTCACGCAGAGCCTTATGTCTCGGCCTATTTTGGCGCGGCAATGCCGCATGATTCGGACGTGAGTGACAACACAGGCCTGGGTTTTACAGGCGAGTTCACCTTTGATACGGGCATTGCGGCAGGCGCGAAGATAGGTTGGATGGCGAGAGTGGCCGGGCTCGAGCTGGATTTTAACTGGCACGAGAGCGACCTCGACGAGATAACCGCGGACAGCTTCGGAGTCGGGGTCGATGCGGAGATGAAGGTCTACTCCGCTACGGCAAACCTGATTTTCCGTTACCCCGGAGAGACAATAAGGCCCTATATCGGGGCTGGCGGGGGATATTTCCGCGGGAAGATCAATAACGTCGGCGTTCAGGATGAAACGTTCGCCGGAGATGATGACGAGGAATGGGGCTGGCAGGCGCTGGCGGGCATCGATTTCCTTGTCACGCCGAGCATCTCGCTCTTCGCGGAGTACAAATACAGCCGTGTCGATTTCAGCTTCGGGGGCGAGATCGAAGTCGATATCGATTACGAGGTAAGCCAGGCCTATGGCGGAGTATCATACCATTTTTGA
- a CDS encoding DNA polymerase IV has protein sequence MGRAIIHLDLDAFFASVEIKRNPELRGRPVVVGADGDPSKRGVVSAASYEARKDGVKAGMPLRQALRRSPSAVFLPVDFEAYERESERFMAILRDYSPLVESFGLDEAFIELAPAPGEDPFPLAIRLAREMKGRIRRELGLTVSVGVAPNKLMAKMASEAGKPDGFFVIEEAGIGKFLRDLPVRRLFGVGPATEKRLKDLGIETVGELARAPVRHLERNFGPERGKTLNEHARGLDESPVVPFHEPSSLSREVTFEEDASDLHIIKETLYELTQDLVRRLKDGRHKARSVGIKVRFNNFRTITRSETLETASDSQNDIRAAALRLIDSVDIERPVRLVGVKISRLEG, from the coding sequence ATGGGGAGAGCAATAATACACCTGGACCTCGACGCGTTCTTCGCGTCGGTCGAGATCAAAAGGAACCCGGAGCTACGCGGCAGGCCCGTGGTGGTCGGGGCCGACGGCGACCCGTCTAAAAGGGGGGTCGTCTCTGCGGCCTCCTACGAGGCCAGGAAAGACGGGGTGAAGGCCGGGATGCCGCTCAGGCAAGCGCTAAGGCGCTCTCCTTCGGCGGTTTTTCTGCCCGTAGACTTCGAGGCGTATGAGCGCGAATCCGAAAGGTTCATGGCGATACTCCGGGACTATAGCCCGCTCGTGGAGTCCTTCGGCCTCGACGAGGCCTTTATAGAGCTTGCGCCCGCGCCGGGAGAGGACCCCTTCCCTCTGGCAATACGGCTTGCGAGGGAGATGAAGGGGCGCATAAGGAGGGAGCTGGGGCTTACGGTATCGGTGGGCGTTGCGCCGAATAAGCTCATGGCGAAGATGGCCTCCGAGGCAGGAAAGCCCGACGGTTTTTTCGTCATCGAGGAGGCGGGTATCGGGAAGTTCCTGAGGGACCTGCCGGTAAGAAGGCTCTTCGGGGTCGGCCCCGCTACCGAAAAAAGGCTCAAGGACCTCGGCATCGAAACCGTCGGCGAGCTCGCGAGGGCACCGGTCCGGCACCTTGAGAGGAACTTCGGGCCGGAGCGGGGGAAGACCCTCAATGAGCACGCAAGGGGGCTGGACGAAAGCCCGGTTGTCCCCTTCCACGAGCCCTCGTCCTTGAGCCGCGAGGTCACGTTCGAGGAAGACGCCTCGGACCTCCATATCATAAAGGAGACCCTTTACGAGCTGACCCAGGACCTGGTGAGGAGGCTCAAGGACGGGAGGCACAAGGCGCGCTCCGTGGGCATAAAGGTGCGGTTCAATAATTTCAGGACCATCACCAGGTCCGAGACCCTGGAGACGGCCTCGGATTCGCAAAACGACATCCGGGCCGCGGCCTTGAGGCTCATCGATTCCGTGGATATCGAGAGGCCGGTCCGCCTGGTGGGCGTGAAGATTTCGAGGCTGGAGGGTTGA
- a CDS encoding response regulator: MQVSSISSRAEESALEQAHAGYSRNMAGGPVPETKQRKILVVDDEETVGLGMSEILRDEGFEAAYAVNGIEAVEAVKDSHYSLIFMDMIMPGMNGLETFREIRKIRPAAKVVLFTGYFRDAEDAILQGVKEGMIDEFIRKPYFADEIVRSANKYA, encoded by the coding sequence ATGCAGGTTTCGAGCATATCGAGCAGGGCGGAAGAATCCGCGCTGGAGCAAGCCCATGCGGGGTATTCCCGGAACATGGCAGGAGGCCCGGTGCCGGAAACGAAGCAAAGGAAGATACTGGTCGTCGACGACGAGGAGACCGTGGGTCTCGGAATGAGCGAGATCTTGAGGGACGAGGGCTTCGAAGCCGCATACGCCGTGAACGGGATAGAGGCGGTAGAAGCGGTGAAGGACAGCCATTACTCGCTCATATTCATGGACATGATAATGCCGGGGATGAACGGCCTTGAGACCTTCAGGGAGATAAGAAAGATAAGGCCGGCCGCGAAAGTCGTCCTTTTTACCGGCTACTTCAGGGACGCCGAGGATGCGATACTCCAGGGCGTGAAGGAAGGCATGATAGACGAGTTCATAAGAAAGCCGTATTTCGCGGACGAGATAGTGCGCTCGGCAAACAAGTACGCCTGA
- a CDS encoding YqhA family protein — protein sequence MDRILSASRYLVIIPVVVMLFASAAAFLWGGYRTVVVLMHLVSTAGTSEEGHAIIELIPIMDTFLIATGLLIFAVGMYELFIGKVQLPAWLIIHDLHDLKAKLGSVIILVMAVAFLENLIHWKNAWETLLFATGIAVVSAVLIAFNYYMGKD from the coding sequence ATGGACAGGATACTTTCAGCAAGCCGTTATCTCGTCATCATCCCGGTCGTGGTCATGCTATTTGCCTCGGCCGCGGCTTTCCTCTGGGGCGGGTACAGGACAGTGGTCGTCCTTATGCACCTTGTCTCGACTGCAGGCACTTCAGAGGAGGGGCACGCCATTATCGAACTCATCCCGATAATGGACACCTTCCTCATAGCGACCGGCCTCCTCATCTTCGCGGTCGGGATGTATGAGCTCTTCATAGGCAAGGTCCAGCTCCCGGCGTGGCTGATCATACACGACCTGCACGACCTGAAGGCCAAGCTCGGGAGCGTAATAATACTCGTCATGGCGGTTGCCTTCCTCGAAAACCTCATACACTGGAAGAACGCCTGGGAAACGCTCCTTTTCGCTACAGGCATAGCCGTTGTCTCGGCCGTCCTCATAGCATTCAATTATTACATGGGAAAGGACTGA
- a CDS encoding thioredoxin fold domain-containing protein, whose product MSFFIRVTAQSPGKRSSFRGCLNGGGRSLEWKKSLSEAIEAVRGGTRLPLLVFTSKGCEGSGKTMDEVLTNESVIAAIERECVPVRIDAEENREMAERFRVGWTPAFVVCDDEGNALERWEGYIPAEDFIPQLIIAKGLSAFHLGRHEEAVREFQMLVEDYPGSELVPEAEYYLGAATFKLTGETNKLSEVCRDLIMTHPESTWTKRCSLWGRDSNYLRPFVGYNGGGSAGSGAY is encoded by the coding sequence GTGAGCTTTTTTATTCGCGTAACCGCGCAGAGTCCGGGGAAAAGATCGAGTTTTAGGGGTTGCCTAAACGGAGGTGGGAGAAGCCTGGAATGGAAAAAAAGCCTTTCAGAGGCTATCGAAGCTGTACGGGGAGGCACTAGGCTCCCTCTCCTGGTCTTTACGTCAAAGGGGTGCGAGGGTTCCGGGAAGACCATGGACGAGGTATTGACTAACGAATCCGTCATCGCCGCCATCGAGCGCGAGTGCGTGCCGGTGCGGATAGACGCGGAGGAGAACCGCGAGATGGCCGAGCGCTTCAGGGTGGGCTGGACTCCGGCTTTCGTGGTCTGCGACGACGAAGGGAACGCCCTTGAGCGCTGGGAGGGATATATCCCGGCCGAGGACTTCATCCCGCAGCTCATTATCGCCAAAGGCCTCTCGGCCTTTCATCTCGGCAGGCACGAGGAGGCGGTCCGCGAGTTCCAGATGCTGGTGGAGGACTATCCCGGCTCGGAGCTCGTCCCCGAGGCCGAGTATTACCTTGGCGCCGCAACCTTTAAGCTAACCGGCGAGACCAATAAGCTCTCGGAGGTCTGCCGCGACCTCATAATGACGCACCCGGAGAGCACCTGGACGAAAAGATGCTCCCTTTGGGGCCGCGACTCGAATTACCTCCGGCCTTTCGTCGGGTACAACGGCGGCGGGTCCGCGGGGAGCGGCGCCTACTGA
- a CDS encoding GspE/PulE family protein, whose amino-acid sequence MAVKKIGEILVESGLLSRDQVEEALKESKRKGKRLGSILVSKGYATEMDIAQTLSFQLNLPFIEIDSAIDPDALKLVPESISKKYLLIPLSREGKVLNVAMSDPLNLNAIDDLRFSTSLEVKPYVATIADVTTAINRYYRLNEPIENLVQDLRKDQYVEVVHEPEFDDLSNFIQKSTTPPIIKMVDSIIIQAIDLRASDIHIEPQENFVKLRFRIDGIMREVMQLPKWVNGPAVSRIKVMAKMDIAERRTSQDGRIKVRLGKKSLDLRVSTLPTQYGETVVMRVLDPKAAALGLDRLGFSNVDSKRLLGIIKRPQGVVIVTGPTGSGKTSSLYAMVSHIKNDKINIITIEDPLEYELRDVSQVAVNEKAGLTFAHTLRSVLRQDPDVILVGEMRDAETALIAHQASMTGHLVFSTLHTNDAVSSVTRLKNMGIPGYMVASALNGIVAQRLVRRICDHCKAPYAPGPDEAGYFPPKTKLYRGKGCGKCGGSGFYGRVGVFEILVVDRNIRKLISTDAPEEEIYAAALEEGMVTLQKDGLRKVLEGVTTLDELGRVVYLNEDRE is encoded by the coding sequence ATGGCAGTCAAAAAAATAGGCGAAATCCTCGTCGAGTCCGGACTCCTCAGCAGGGACCAGGTCGAAGAGGCGCTTAAAGAGAGTAAACGCAAGGGGAAGCGGCTCGGCAGCATACTCGTGAGCAAGGGGTATGCGACCGAGATGGACATCGCCCAGACGCTTTCATTCCAGCTCAACCTGCCATTCATAGAAATCGATTCCGCCATAGACCCCGATGCGCTCAAGCTGGTCCCTGAATCCATAAGCAAGAAGTACCTCCTCATTCCGCTATCGAGGGAAGGGAAGGTCCTGAACGTCGCCATGTCGGACCCCCTTAACCTCAACGCGATAGACGACCTGCGCTTCTCGACCAGCCTGGAAGTGAAGCCCTATGTCGCGACCATCGCTGACGTGACTACCGCCATAAACAGGTATTACCGCCTGAACGAGCCCATAGAAAACCTTGTCCAGGACCTGAGGAAGGACCAGTACGTCGAGGTGGTCCACGAGCCGGAGTTCGACGACCTCTCGAACTTCATACAGAAGAGCACCACTCCCCCCATCATAAAGATGGTGGACTCGATAATCATTCAGGCAATAGACCTCCGTGCGAGCGACATACATATCGAGCCCCAGGAGAACTTCGTAAAACTCAGGTTCAGGATAGACGGCATCATGAGGGAGGTAATGCAGCTCCCGAAATGGGTCAACGGCCCGGCGGTCTCCAGGATAAAGGTGATGGCCAAGATGGACATCGCCGAGAGGAGGACCTCCCAGGACGGGAGAATAAAGGTGAGGCTCGGGAAGAAGTCCCTGGACCTTCGGGTATCCACCCTTCCCACTCAGTACGGCGAGACGGTCGTCATGAGGGTCCTCGACCCCAAGGCCGCGGCGCTCGGGCTCGACAGGCTGGGCTTCTCCAATGTCGACTCAAAGCGCCTCCTCGGCATAATAAAGAGGCCGCAGGGCGTCGTAATAGTAACCGGGCCCACTGGGAGCGGGAAGACATCGTCGCTCTACGCTATGGTCTCCCACATAAAGAACGACAAGATCAATATCATCACCATAGAGGACCCGCTAGAGTACGAGCTCCGGGACGTTAGCCAGGTGGCCGTGAACGAAAAAGCCGGGCTGACATTCGCCCACACACTGAGGTCGGTCCTCCGGCAGGACCCGGACGTGATTCTGGTCGGCGAAATGAGGGACGCGGAGACCGCGCTCATAGCCCACCAGGCCTCGATGACCGGGCACCTCGTCTTCTCGACGCTTCACACAAACGACGCCGTCTCCTCGGTCACGAGGCTAAAGAACATGGGGATACCGGGTTACATGGTGGCCTCGGCCCTGAACGGCATAGTGGCGCAGAGGCTCGTAAGGAGGATATGCGACCACTGCAAGGCCCCGTACGCGCCCGGACCTGACGAGGCCGGGTATTTCCCCCCGAAGACGAAGCTATACCGGGGCAAAGGGTGCGGAAAGTGCGGGGGGAGCGGTTTCTACGGCAGGGTCGGCGTTTTCGAGATACTCGTAGTGGACCGGAATATAAGGAAGCTCATATCGACCGACGCGCCCGAGGAGGAGATATACGCCGCCGCCCTGGAGGAGGGCATGGTCACACTCCAGAAGGACGGGCTCCGGAAGGTGCTTGAGGGCGTCACCACGCTCGATGAGCTCGGAAGAGTCGTATATCTGAACGAGGACAGGGAATAG
- a CDS encoding complex I NDUFA9 subunit family protein, giving the protein MILLTGGTGFVGSSLAMELLLEGRSVRCLSRRPERAIALKEAGCELARGDVTSITTLLKAVTPDVEAVIHLVGILNEERGSTYRAVHVDGTRNVIDACRGMGIARLIHMSALGARASSGSEYHRTKWEAEELVRSSGLDYTIFRPSVIFGRGDHFTTIFARAMRLLPAVFVPGDGRGRMQPVSVRDVSRAFAMSLAKKEAGGKSLDLAGPEALTLDDVIDRIGAVIGRRPRKVHVPMRLMTLNALVLEKLLPRPPVSREALKMLLEDNTTSLNALVEVFGIAPESLETGMKAYLS; this is encoded by the coding sequence ATGATCCTCCTTACCGGCGGAACAGGTTTCGTCGGTAGCAGCCTGGCAATGGAGCTCCTCCTCGAGGGAAGAAGCGTGCGCTGCCTCTCAAGGCGCCCGGAGCGCGCGATTGCGCTCAAGGAGGCAGGGTGTGAACTCGCAAGGGGCGATGTTACGAGCATCACGACGCTCTTGAAAGCCGTCACGCCGGACGTGGAGGCAGTCATCCACCTCGTGGGCATACTGAACGAGGAGAGGGGCTCTACATACAGGGCCGTCCACGTGGACGGGACGCGTAACGTTATCGACGCGTGCAGGGGCATGGGTATTGCCAGGCTCATACACATGAGCGCGCTCGGCGCCCGGGCCTCATCCGGAAGCGAATACCACAGGACCAAGTGGGAGGCCGAGGAGCTTGTCCGCTCATCCGGACTCGACTATACGATATTCAGGCCCTCTGTCATTTTCGGCAGGGGGGACCATTTTACGACCATCTTCGCCCGTGCCATGAGGCTTCTCCCGGCAGTTTTCGTGCCCGGTGACGGCAGAGGCAGGATGCAGCCGGTATCGGTAAGGGACGTCTCCCGCGCGTTCGCAATGTCGCTTGCGAAGAAGGAAGCGGGAGGAAAGTCGCTCGACCTGGCGGGGCCAGAGGCGCTCACGCTTGACGATGTCATAGACAGGATAGGCGCAGTGATCGGCAGGAGGCCGCGAAAGGTGCACGTGCCCATGCGGCTAATGACCTTGAACGCCCTTGTTTTGGAAAAACTCCTCCCCAGGCCCCCCGTCTCGAGGGAGGCTTTAAAGATGCTCCTGGAAGACAATACCACCTCCTTGAACGCCCTTGTAGAGGTGTTCGGAATCGCCCCGGAAAGCCTTGAAACCGGGATGAAGGCATACCTTAGCTGA
- a CDS encoding response regulator has product MKKRILVVDDEEGLRLLYKEELEDEGWDVDLAASGEESLEKLEKDSIDLVLLDIKMPGMDGVEVLRRVKEKWKDLPVILCTAYPHYKHDFGTWASDAYITKSSDLTELKQTIREILGKKQ; this is encoded by the coding sequence ATGAAGAAAAGGATCCTTGTTGTCGATGACGAAGAGGGGCTCCGGCTCCTTTACAAGGAGGAGCTCGAAGACGAGGGCTGGGATGTCGACCTGGCCGCCTCGGGCGAAGAGTCACTCGAGAAGCTCGAAAAGGACTCGATAGACCTGGTGCTCCTTGATATCAAGATGCCCGGCATGGACGGGGTGGAGGTGCTCCGCCGCGTGAAGGAGAAGTGGAAGGACCTGCCGGTCATACTATGCACGGCGTACCCGCACTACAAGCACGACTTCGGCACGTGGGCGTCAGACGCCTACATCACGAAGTCGTCGGACCTCACGGAACTCAAGCAGACCATCAGGGAAATCCTCGGAAAGAAACAATGA